In Candidatus Acidulodesulfobacterium acidiphilum, the following are encoded in one genomic region:
- a CDS encoding 4Fe-4S dicluster domain-containing protein, whose translation MKEVSGKGKKEDVKIDIIVNYCKGCEICVAFCPEGVLVMNKEVAEVADISKCTKCNICEYLCPDFSISVE comes from the coding sequence ATAAAGGAGGTTTCGGGGAAAGGAAAAAAAGAAGACGTAAAAATCGACATAATCGTTAATTACTGCAAAGGATGCGAAATATGCGTAGCGTTCTGCCCGGAAGGCGTCCTCGTCATGAATAAAGAAGTGGCCGAAGTAGCAGATATTTCAAAGTGCACAAAATGCAATATTTGCGAATACTTATGTCCCGATTTTTCTATTAGCGTAGAATAA
- the sucD gene encoding succinate--CoA ligase subunit alpha: MSILVNKNTNVLVQGITGKEGSFHAQKCIEYGTKVAAGVTPFKGKTLFNDSVPVYNTIKEAKKEHKIDATMVFVPAGFAAAGVIEAIEAEIPLIVCITEGIPVIDMLNVKAALNCSKSLMIGPNCPGIITADECKIGIMPGFIHKKGRVGVLSRSGTLTYEAVNQLTKAGFGETTCVGIGGDPIIGSPFISFLKMFEQDPETDAVVMIGEIGGTAEEEASEYVKNHMKKPVIGFIAGKTAPAGKRMGHAGAIISGGKGTASDKLKTMEKNGIYIADNPSVIAETVKKALNI; the protein is encoded by the coding sequence ATGAGTATTCTCGTAAATAAAAACACGAATGTTTTAGTACAGGGTATAACCGGCAAGGAAGGTTCGTTCCATGCGCAAAAATGTATAGAATACGGAACCAAAGTCGCGGCGGGGGTAACTCCCTTTAAAGGCAAAACTTTATTTAACGATTCAGTTCCCGTTTACAATACTATAAAAGAAGCTAAAAAAGAGCATAAAATCGACGCGACTATGGTATTCGTTCCTGCAGGTTTCGCGGCGGCCGGAGTCATAGAAGCTATAGAAGCCGAAATTCCTTTAATAGTTTGTATTACCGAAGGAATACCCGTTATAGATATGCTTAACGTAAAAGCGGCGCTTAACTGCTCAAAATCGCTGATGATTGGACCAAACTGCCCCGGCATTATAACGGCGGATGAATGTAAAATTGGAATAATGCCGGGTTTTATTCACAAAAAAGGCAGGGTAGGAGTATTGTCGCGAAGCGGCACCCTTACTTATGAAGCCGTTAATCAGCTTACCAAAGCAGGATTCGGCGAAACTACATGCGTAGGAATCGGGGGCGACCCTATAATCGGTTCTCCTTTTATATCTTTCTTAAAAATGTTTGAACAGGATCCTGAAACCGATGCCGTGGTTATGATTGGAGAAATAGGCGGAACGGCGGAAGAAGAAGCTTCGGAATACGTTAAAAACCATATGAAAAAACCCGTAATTGGATTTATTGCGGGTAAAACTGCTCCGGCAGGCAAAAGAATGGGACATGCAGGCGCAATAATTTCAGGGGGGAAAGGAACTGCGTCGGATAAACTTAAAACTATGGAAAAAAACGGAATTTATATTGCCGATAATCCTTCCGTTATAGCTGAAACCGTAAAAAAAGCTTTAAATATTTAA
- a CDS encoding ADP-forming succinate--CoA ligase subunit beta encodes MDIHEYQAKELLNKHGIKTLKSILCFKPDEVYSAYKTLSSSVAVVKAQVHAGGRGKGGGVKIAKSADEAKSISEKMIGMNLVTAQTGKEGKLVKKVLVEEGAAIIKEFYLSLTVDRKNAAIAFVLSAEGGMEIEEVSKNHPEKILTVSVNPLYGLKSYHILEMSLFLGIDKNLFGGFSKLINLLYGAFIAEDISMLEINPLILTGSDEFIPLDAKIILDDNADFRHPYFKDLIDEDEEEPLEVKAKSVGLNYIKLDGNVGCMVNGAGLAMATMDTIKEFGAAPANFLDVGGTADAKRVETAFNILLSDKNVKGIFINIFGGIVKCDMVAEGVVSAAKNIGLKLPVVVRLEGTNADEAAKIIENSGMNFVSAESLADGAKKISKIVNG; translated from the coding sequence ATGGATATTCATGAATATCAGGCAAAAGAATTATTAAACAAGCATGGAATTAAAACCCTTAAATCTATTTTATGCTTTAAACCTGATGAAGTTTACAGCGCATATAAAACTTTATCGTCTTCGGTAGCCGTCGTAAAAGCTCAGGTTCATGCCGGCGGCAGGGGAAAAGGCGGCGGGGTTAAGATAGCAAAATCCGCCGACGAAGCAAAATCTATATCCGAAAAAATGATAGGGATGAATCTTGTAACGGCCCAAACCGGCAAAGAAGGCAAATTAGTCAAAAAAGTTTTGGTCGAAGAAGGTGCCGCAATTATAAAAGAATTTTATTTATCGCTTACCGTCGACAGAAAAAATGCGGCAATAGCATTTGTTCTGAGCGCCGAAGGCGGAATGGAAATAGAAGAAGTTTCTAAAAATCATCCGGAAAAAATACTGACGGTTTCGGTTAATCCGCTGTATGGTTTAAAATCTTACCATATTCTTGAAATGTCTTTATTTTTAGGTATAGATAAAAATTTATTCGGCGGGTTTTCCAAACTTATTAATCTTTTATACGGGGCATTTATAGCGGAAGATATCTCTATGCTTGAAATTAATCCGCTTATTTTAACCGGCTCGGACGAATTTATTCCGCTTGACGCTAAAATAATATTGGATGACAATGCAGACTTCAGGCATCCTTATTTTAAAGATCTAATAGACGAAGACGAAGAAGAGCCGCTGGAAGTGAAAGCAAAAAGCGTAGGGCTAAATTATATCAAGTTGGACGGAAACGTGGGATGCATGGTAAACGGGGCGGGTTTGGCCATGGCTACGATGGATACTATTAAAGAATTTGGGGCGGCTCCTGCAAATTTTTTAGACGTCGGCGGCACCGCAGACGCAAAAAGGGTTGAAACTGCTTTCAATATTCTTCTATCCGATAAAAACGTAAAAGGAATATTTATAAATATTTTCGGCGGCATAGTAAAATGCGATATGGTAGCCGAAGGCGTCGTATCGGCGGCTAAAAATATAGGCTTAAAACTTCCGGTCGTCGTAAGGCTTGAAGGGACTAACGCAGATGAGGCGGCAAAAATTATCGAAAATTCCGGCATGAATTTCGTATCGGCTGAAAGTCTTGCCGACGGAGCAAAAAAGATTTCAAAAATAGTTAACGGTTGA
- a CDS encoding Fe-S-containing hydro-lyase: protein MSLIKITAPLDDEIISKLKTGDEVLINGTIYTARDAAHSRLVKLIEENKPLPFELKGQIIYYVGPTPEKPGEVIGSAGPTTSYRMDKYAPLLLEHGLKGMIGKGKRSAEVKEAIKKYKAVYFGAIGGAGALISKTITSSKVIAYEDLLSEAVRKLTVVDFPAIVVNDVYGGDLYEEGREKYKDKYR from the coding sequence ATGAGCCTAATAAAAATAACTGCCCCTTTAGACGACGAAATTATATCGAAGTTAAAAACCGGCGATGAGGTTCTTATCAACGGAACTATCTATACGGCGAGAGATGCGGCTCATTCCAGGTTAGTCAAACTTATCGAAGAAAATAAACCCCTTCCTTTTGAACTTAAAGGTCAGATAATTTACTACGTTGGTCCGACTCCTGAAAAACCGGGGGAAGTTATCGGCTCTGCAGGACCGACCACCAGCTACAGAATGGATAAGTATGCTCCGCTTCTATTAGAACACGGCTTAAAAGGGATGATAGGCAAAGGCAAAAGGTCTGCCGAAGTAAAAGAAGCGATAAAAAAATATAAAGCGGTTTATTTTGGGGCAATCGGAGGCGCAGGAGCTTTAATATCGAAAACGATAACGTCAAGTAAAGTTATAGCATATGAAGACCTGCTGTCGGAAGCAGTTAGAAAGCTGACCGTCGTCGATTTTCCGGCAATCGTGGTAAACGACGTTTACGGCGGAGACCTTTACGAAGAAGGCAGGGAGAAGTATAAAGATAAATATCGTTAA
- a CDS encoding fumarate hydratase: MRIIKSEEISNAVKNLIIHSSVNLPDDTYNGLKTAFGQEISEQGKTVLNKILLNAEIAKNESKPLCQDTGLAVFFVEIGKEVAVEDKNITNAINEGTRLGYSEGFLRKSTCDPLSRKNIGDNTPAIIHYEFTDGEKIKIMYAAKGGGSENMSALKMMRPSDGKDGIIDFAVETMRSAGPNPCPPNIVGIGIGGNFERSAILAKKSLFRKLNEPNADPELAEMEKIIFEKINNIGTGPMGFGGVCTVLGVHITKEPCHIASMPVALNVECHSHRHSEIIL, encoded by the coding sequence ATGAGGATTATAAAATCCGAAGAAATTTCAAACGCCGTTAAAAATTTAATAATTCACTCCAGCGTCAACTTGCCCGACGATACGTATAACGGACTTAAAACTGCCTTTGGACAAGAAATATCCGAACAGGGTAAAACGGTTTTGAACAAAATTTTATTAAATGCCGAGATTGCAAAAAACGAATCTAAACCTTTATGCCAGGATACGGGTCTTGCTGTTTTTTTCGTCGAAATAGGTAAAGAAGTTGCAGTTGAAGACAAAAACATCACTAATGCAATAAATGAAGGCACAAGATTGGGCTATTCGGAAGGATTTTTGAGAAAATCGACATGCGATCCGCTTTCCAGAAAAAACATCGGCGATAACACCCCCGCGATAATTCATTACGAATTTACGGACGGCGAAAAAATTAAAATAATGTATGCCGCAAAAGGCGGCGGCAGCGAAAACATGAGCGCCCTTAAAATGATGCGCCCTTCCGACGGAAAAGACGGAATAATCGACTTTGCGGTCGAAACAATGCGTTCGGCCGGACCTAATCCATGTCCTCCTAATATAGTCGGAATCGGCATAGGAGGAAATTTTGAAAGGTCGGCTATTCTTGCAAAAAAGTCGCTTTTTAGAAAATTAAACGAGCCTAATGCCGATCCGGAATTGGCGGAAATGGAAAAAATTATATTTGAAAAAATTAATAATATCGGAACGGGACCTATGGGATTCGGCGGAGTTTGCACCGTTTTAGGGGTTCATATAACAAAAGAACCTTGCCACATTGCCAGCATGCCGGTAGCGCTTAACGTCGAATGTCATTCCCACAGACATTCGGAAATTATTTTATAG
- a CDS encoding cation transporter yields the protein MANICSYDDNEYGVHGEIHNHSDSRNHNLNHLHNHDHSNSSNLFTETFQTEKKLKLAFLLTLVILAVEFTGALLSKSMALYSESGHVLVDASSLFLAWFAQIQVRKSPSEKNTYGYHRIGILAALLNSLLLLILSAILIYESYLRLMHPEKINSHIMIIFPLISLIINGFIGFKIHGGMHHNLNLKSSFFHILGDSLVSLSIIAGGIIIYLTGYYYIDPIISLMISPLLALGAFSVINETINILLEGVPKEIDFTQVKEEILKTPGVKNVHDLHIWSMSKSFKLMSAHVLVEPTVVKSSDICCIINNIQDVMEEKFKINHTVIQPELSACDMTNSFCIHKNL from the coding sequence ATGGCTAATATCTGTTCTTACGATGATAATGAATACGGCGTACATGGAGAGATTCATAATCATAGCGACAGCCGCAATCATAATCTTAACCATCTACATAATCATGACCATAGCAATTCATCAAACCTCTTTACGGAAACGTTTCAAACCGAAAAAAAACTTAAATTAGCTTTTTTGCTGACCTTGGTAATACTGGCGGTTGAATTTACGGGCGCCCTATTATCTAAAAGCATGGCTTTATATTCCGAATCTGGACATGTTTTAGTCGATGCGTCGTCGCTTTTTTTGGCATGGTTTGCACAGATACAGGTAAGAAAAAGCCCTTCGGAAAAAAATACTTACGGCTACCACAGAATAGGAATACTCGCCGCTCTTTTAAATTCCCTTTTACTCCTTATACTTTCAGCCATTTTAATATACGAAAGCTATTTAAGACTGATGCATCCCGAAAAAATCAATTCGCATATTATGATTATTTTCCCCCTTATAAGCTTAATTATTAACGGTTTTATAGGTTTTAAAATACACGGCGGAATGCATCATAATTTAAATCTTAAAAGCTCTTTTTTCCATATACTCGGCGATTCTTTGGTTTCTTTATCGATTATTGCCGGCGGAATAATTATTTATTTAACGGGTTATTATTATATAGATCCGATTATAAGCCTTATGATATCGCCTCTTCTCGCTTTAGGCGCATTTTCGGTGATTAACGAAACTATTAACATTTTGCTTGAAGGAGTGCCGAAAGAAATTGATTTTACCCAAGTCAAAGAGGAAATATTAAAAACTCCGGGCGTAAAAAATGTCCACGACCTTCACATATGGAGTATGTCAAAATCTTTTAAGCTTATGAGCGCCCATGTACTCGTCGAACCGACCGTCGTTAAATCTTCGGATATTTGCTGTATTATAAATAACATCCAAGACGTTATGGAGGAAAAATTTAAAATAAACCACACGGTAATTCAGCCTGAATTATCTGCCTGCGATATGACTAACAGTTTCTGCATTCATAAAAATTTATAA
- a CDS encoding MFS transporter, with translation MKKEEKETISLLSFSHFFCHVAILTYPAILILIKTKFNVNYETLGAIAGIYLFLFGAGSLPVGFIADKIKKKHILRVYLGGMALFSFAAALAPNFFIFSLSIILMGLIGSIYHPVGLSMMSFIGSDKLRAFAIHGIAGTLGVALSAGFAGILGYFFGYNFPYMILGIIFLMMLAWSYILKLQSSDYAEASEITKGIEIKKSSSNIKAFLNEFFHLNLMLIFIAEFLNGFVFQGVFSFLPAYVGTELKNYIFFHNQAAAAGGFFVTFALLVGVLFQYNSTRITKNYKSNRAFAFLVLISGIFLLISGFTHDILLFISVLAFSAFNFSINPISNLMISENAHEKFRAAAYGVFFFSGFGIGSVAAPIGGIIAQKFALHWIFVLYGVILLVSFGVSSAIKEGIYK, from the coding sequence ATGAAGAAAGAAGAAAAAGAAACTATTTCGCTTTTAAGTTTTTCCCATTTTTTTTGCCATGTGGCAATACTTACATATCCGGCGATATTAATACTTATTAAAACTAAATTTAACGTAAATTATGAAACGCTTGGAGCTATTGCAGGCATTTACCTTTTTTTATTCGGCGCCGGATCGTTGCCCGTAGGTTTTATAGCGGATAAAATAAAAAAGAAACATATTTTGCGGGTTTATCTCGGCGGAATGGCTTTATTTTCTTTTGCGGCGGCTTTAGCGCCTAATTTTTTTATTTTCTCGCTGTCTATAATACTTATGGGGTTGATAGGGAGCATTTATCATCCTGTAGGTTTAAGCATGATGTCGTTTATAGGAAGCGATAAGCTCAGGGCGTTTGCTATACACGGCATAGCCGGCACTCTCGGAGTAGCTTTAAGCGCGGGTTTTGCCGGAATACTCGGTTATTTTTTCGGATATAATTTTCCGTACATGATACTCGGCATAATTTTTTTAATGATGTTGGCATGGTCTTATATTCTGAAACTGCAGTCTTCGGACTACGCTGAAGCATCCGAAATAACAAAAGGTATAGAAATAAAAAAAAGTTCGTCAAACATAAAAGCATTTCTTAATGAATTTTTTCATTTAAACCTGATGCTGATTTTTATCGCCGAGTTTTTGAACGGATTTGTTTTTCAGGGCGTATTTTCTTTTTTACCGGCTTATGTAGGAACTGAGCTTAAAAACTATATCTTTTTTCATAATCAAGCCGCCGCGGCAGGAGGGTTTTTTGTAACTTTTGCCCTTCTGGTAGGAGTTTTGTTTCAATATAACAGTACCAGAATAACGAAGAATTATAAATCAAACAGGGCTTTTGCTTTTTTAGTGCTAATAAGCGGAATTTTTCTTTTAATTTCCGGTTTTACCCACGATATTTTACTTTTTATTTCTGTTCTTGCATTTTCCGCTTTTAATTTCTCCATAAACCCTATTTCAAACCTTATGATAAGCGAAAACGCACATGAAAAATTCAGGGCTGCGGCATACGGCGTTTTTTTCTTTTCCGGTTTCGGCATAGGTTCGGTCGCGGCTCCCATAGGCGGCATAATAGCCCAAAAATTTGCGCTTCACTGGATTTTTGTCCTGTATGGAGTTATACTTCTTGTATCTTTTGGAGTGTCTTCGGCTATTAAAGAAGGAATATATAAATAA
- the proC gene encoding pyrroline-5-carboxylate reductase: MTTKKTSIGFIGAGNMAYGLIKGITGSKSRDLKIFIYDTDPSRADFVKNSLGVNSLNSVGEVVENCDIVFIAVKPYSVESIVEVAAGTLNKLKNGNNIPVFVSIAGGVKIDFIESVFKKTLKNNSFLKIFRIMPNINSLAGKGIGAMCYNAGVSEDDIAEVSEILELSSKIIRLDEKYFDAVTALSGSGPAYIFLIAEGLIEAGVKLGLPKDIAKELSVQTILGSAELLNSPEFSKTSTKDLKDMVTSPGGTTAYGLAKLEEGRIKYVLDSAVNAAYLRAKGLV; this comes from the coding sequence ATGACAACAAAGAAAACTTCCATAGGTTTTATAGGAGCCGGCAACATGGCTTACGGACTAATAAAAGGAATAACCGGATCGAAATCCCGCGACTTAAAAATTTTTATTTACGATACCGACCCGTCGAGAGCCGACTTTGTAAAAAACTCTCTTGGAGTTAATTCTTTAAACAGCGTAGGCGAAGTAGTGGAAAATTGCGATATCGTTTTTATAGCCGTAAAACCTTATTCGGTGGAAAGCATCGTCGAAGTTGCGGCGGGGACTTTAAACAAATTGAAAAACGGAAATAATATTCCCGTGTTTGTTTCAATTGCCGGAGGCGTAAAAATAGATTTTATAGAAAGCGTATTTAAAAAGACGCTTAAAAACAATTCTTTTTTAAAAATATTCAGGATTATGCCCAATATAAATTCTTTAGCGGGAAAAGGAATAGGCGCAATGTGTTATAACGCCGGCGTATCCGAAGATGACATAGCCGAAGTTTCCGAAATACTGGAGCTGTCGTCGAAAATCATTCGCTTGGACGAAAAATATTTTGACGCCGTAACCGCTCTTAGCGGAAGCGGTCCCGCTTATATTTTTTTAATTGCGGAAGGACTTATAGAAGCCGGAGTTAAACTTGGACTTCCTAAGGATATTGCAAAAGAATTAAGTGTGCAGACTATACTAGGCTCCGCGGAACTTTTAAACAGTCCCGAATTTTCTAAGACTTCGACGAAAGATTTAAAAGATATGGTAACTTCGCCCGGCGGAACTACTGCATACGGACTTGCAAAACTAGAAGAAGGGCGCATTAAGTATGTTCTGGATTCTGCCGTCAATGCGGCATATTTAAGGGCAAAAGGATTGGTTTAA
- the maf gene encoding septum formation protein Maf translates to MDTAYVLASSSQRRISLLKKLGFNFIAVNHNITDEPKFEDLKLKENISIENFVRQLALMKAESVAFNYKNSYIIGADTVIFFNGKAYGKPLNLDDAFNMLKDLSGKTHEVYSGISIVNVDKNIGVTDYDKTLVTIKPLSDKEINSYISDHQPFDRAGSYGIQDENGIVKSYSGSFENVLGLPTQKLLQLLKEYNLPQYDI, encoded by the coding sequence ATGGACACTGCATACGTTCTTGCTTCGTCTTCCCAAAGAAGAATATCGTTATTAAAAAAATTGGGGTTTAATTTTATTGCGGTAAATCACAATATAACCGATGAACCTAAGTTTGAAGATTTAAAATTAAAAGAAAATATTTCTATAGAAAATTTCGTCCGGCAATTAGCCTTAATGAAAGCGGAAAGCGTTGCCTTTAATTATAAAAACAGCTATATTATAGGTGCGGATACAGTTATTTTTTTTAACGGCAAAGCTTACGGAAAACCTCTTAATTTAGATGACGCTTTTAACATGTTAAAAGACCTTTCCGGAAAAACGCATGAAGTTTATTCCGGAATAAGCATAGTAAACGTAGATAAAAATATCGGCGTTACCGATTACGATAAAACCTTGGTTACGATAAAACCTTTAAGCGATAAAGAAATAAATTCTTATATATCCGACCATCAGCCTTTCGACAGAGCCGGAAGTTACGGAATTCAAGACGAAAACGGAATAGTAAAATCATATAGCGGTTCGTTTGAAAATGTTCTCGGCCTTCCGACGCAAAAACTTTTGCAACTTTTAAAAGAATATAATCTTCCGCAATATGATATTTAA
- a CDS encoding YggS family pyridoxal phosphate-dependent enzyme — protein sequence MINIPISDNINNVKEKIKIAALKSGRNFSDITLLAASKTRTADEIIEAAKSGVKVFGENYVQEFLSKFETLSQKKDIIWHIIGRLQKNKVKYIIGKVDLIHSVDGIELTEIIEKHSAAKNITSNILIEVNLAGEKTKGGILPEKLTGLISEINKFRHIRAAGLMTMPPLESGSRKYFKHLKELIDEINLKSVYKYKLSVLSMGTSGDFEAAIEEGATIVRLGTVIFGSRPTKLKK from the coding sequence ATGATAAATATTCCGATATCGGACAATATAAATAACGTTAAAGAGAAGATTAAAATCGCCGCCTTAAAAAGCGGCCGGAATTTTTCCGATATAACGCTCCTTGCGGCTTCAAAAACAAGAACAGCGGATGAAATAATTGAAGCCGCAAAGAGCGGAGTAAAAGTTTTCGGAGAAAATTACGTTCAGGAATTTTTGTCCAAATTTGAAACGCTCAGCCAAAAAAAAGATATTATCTGGCATATTATAGGACGCCTCCAAAAAAATAAAGTAAAATATATTATCGGAAAAGTTGATTTAATACATTCGGTGGACGGTATCGAACTTACAGAAATTATAGAAAAACATTCAGCCGCAAAAAATATAACCTCTAATATTTTAATAGAAGTAAATCTTGCCGGAGAAAAAACAAAAGGAGGAATATTGCCCGAAAAATTAACCGGTTTAATATCCGAAATAAATAAATTTCGACATATTAGAGCCGCAGGACTTATGACTATGCCGCCGCTTGAAAGCGGAAGCAGAAAATACTTTAAACATTTAAAAGAGCTTATCGACGAAATAAACTTAAAATCCGTTTATAAATATAAGCTTTCCGTTCTTTCCATGGGCACGTCCGGCGATTTTGAAGCCGCAATAGAAGAAGGAGCAACGATAGTAAGATTAGGCACCGTAATATTCGGCAGCAGGCCTACTAAATTAAAAAAATAA
- a CDS encoding HAMP domain-containing protein — protein MNCLTCHTKASSGDILGGIKLVYSLKPVAVSITGTLIIAVIFIVLIILFLYFIIKSAIIKPIAKMSKLADEISKGYFEEEIEHPRNDEIGSLAKSFNRMQVSLKKAMELLKRGR, from the coding sequence ATAAACTGCCTTACGTGTCATACAAAAGCTTCTTCAGGGGATATTCTCGGCGGCATAAAGTTAGTTTATTCCTTAAAACCTGTTGCCGTTTCTATAACAGGAACCTTAATCATAGCTGTAATTTTTATAGTTCTTATAATTTTATTCCTTTATTTTATTATAAAAAGTGCAATAATTAAACCGATAGCAAAAATGTCTAAATTAGCCGACGAAATTTCTAAGGGGTATTTTGAAGAAGAAATCGAACATCCCAGAAACGACGAGATAGGTTCGCTTGCAAAATCTTTTAACAGGATGCAGGTCAGCCTGAAAAAAGCGATGGAACTTCTGAAAAGAGGCAGATGA